Proteins encoded together in one Camelina sativa cultivar DH55 chromosome 9, Cs, whole genome shotgun sequence window:
- the LOC104715359 gene encoding 11-beta-hydroxysteroid dehydrogenase-like 2, translated as MKIEETAAYGSRGVGETDRLEIVAETLRQLGSGDVIIIPGDVSNVDDCKKFIDETILHFGKLDHLINNAGIPQAVLFEHFTQIQDANHIMDINFWGSTYITYFAIPHLRKSKGKIVVITSASANIPLPSSSVYSASKAALLKFFETLRVEISPDIKITIVMPGYISTDMTTPRFIEKLGSDFILSESVSKCAKAIFKGIGRGETYIAEPSWIKWILLTQNVCPEIVDYVVNYLFVRYAKPFCKRD; from the exons ATGAAAATTGAAGAGACAGCAGCCTATGGGTCTCGAGGAGTGGGAGAAACG GATCGTCTAGAGATAGTAGCAGAAACACTACGTCAATTAGGATCTGGTGATGTCATCATCATACCTGGTGATGTTTCTAATGTTGATGACTGCAAGAAGTTTATCGATGAGACAATTCTTCATTTCGGGAAAC TGGACCACCTTATCAACAATGCTGGGATACCTCAAGCTGTTCTTTTCGAACATTTCACCCAAATTCAAGATGCTAATCATATAATG GATATCAACTTTTGGGGCTCAACATACATAACCTATTTTGCCATTCCTCATCTTCGAAAAAGCAAAGGAAAAATCGTTGTGATTACTTCTGCTTCGGCAAATATACCTTTGCCATCGTCAAGCGTCTATTCA GCAAGCAAAGCAGCTTTATTAAAATTCTTTGAAACGTTAAGAGTTGAGATCAGTCCGGATATCAAAATAACAATTGTGATGCCAGGATATATATCTACGGATATGACCACTCCTCGATTTATAGAAA agcttGGTTCAGATTTCATCCTTTCGGAATCAGTTAGTAAATGCGCAAAAGCGATCTTCAAAGGTATTGGTAGAGGAGAGACATACATAGCAGAGCCATCTTGGATAAAATGGATTCTTTTGACACAAAATGTTTGTCCTGAAATCGTTGACTACGTAGTCAACTATTTATTTGTTCGTTATGCCAAACCTTTCTGCAAGCGTGATTGA